The following are from one region of the Moritella sp. 24 genome:
- a CDS encoding hotdog family protein, whose protein sequence is MNAYPIASILPHSAPMILIDELVSYDDENVSCRVTISPQSAFFNTTKQGVPSYVGCEYMAQTIAAYGGAHALDNAAGIKIGFLLGSRKYQAEVGLFKLAQTLLIEAKKLIQDESGLCVFDCVIKDEDNAVLAKAKINVFQPQDPAQFLKDNHE, encoded by the coding sequence GTGAACGCATACCCGATAGCAAGTATATTGCCACACAGTGCACCAATGATATTGATTGATGAATTGGTGAGTTACGACGATGAAAACGTCAGTTGTCGTGTGACAATATCACCACAAAGTGCATTTTTTAATACGACAAAACAAGGCGTACCCAGTTACGTTGGTTGTGAGTACATGGCTCAAACCATTGCTGCTTATGGTGGCGCGCATGCACTCGATAATGCAGCGGGCATTAAAATCGGTTTTCTACTCGGTTCTCGTAAATATCAAGCAGAAGTCGGTCTATTCAAATTAGCACAAACCTTGTTAATTGAAGCCAAAAAACTAATTCAAGACGAATCAGGACTGTGTGTTTTTGATTGCGTTATAAAAGATGAAGATAATGCGGTATTAGCAAAAGCTAAAATCAACGTTTTTCAACCGCAAGATCCCGCACAATTTTTAAAGGATAATCATGAGTAA
- the fabG gene encoding 3-oxoacyl-ACP reductase FabG — protein sequence MSKRILVTGSSRGLGKAIALQLAKDGFDITVHCRSGVEAAQDTCAKIAELGQSSSLLQFDVCDRAAAKASIEADIAEHGAYYGVVCNAGITRDMAFPSMEGADWDDVIRTGLDGFYNVIHPTVMPMVRAKQGGRIVTMASVSGIMGNRGQVNYSAAKGGIIAASKALSLELAKRKITVNCVAPGLIESDMTNDLPIDEIKKMIPLKRMGKPEEVAGTVSFLMSDCAAYITRQVISVNGGLI from the coding sequence ATGAGTAAACGTATTCTAGTAACTGGCTCAAGTCGTGGACTGGGCAAAGCAATCGCACTGCAATTAGCCAAAGATGGGTTTGATATTACAGTGCATTGCCGTTCAGGTGTTGAAGCGGCACAAGATACGTGCGCTAAAATTGCAGAACTCGGTCAGAGCAGTAGTTTATTGCAGTTCGATGTTTGCGACAGAGCCGCAGCAAAAGCAAGCATTGAAGCGGATATCGCAGAGCATGGTGCTTATTATGGCGTAGTTTGTAATGCTGGTATTACCCGTGACATGGCGTTTCCATCAATGGAAGGGGCAGACTGGGATGATGTTATCCGTACTGGCTTAGATGGTTTTTATAATGTGATTCACCCAACTGTGATGCCAATGGTACGTGCTAAACAAGGTGGTCGTATCGTCACGATGGCTTCAGTGTCTGGCATCATGGGCAACCGTGGGCAAGTAAACTACAGTGCTGCGAAAGGCGGTATTATTGCGGCATCAAAAGCATTATCACTGGAACTGGCTAAACGTAAGATCACGGTAAACTGTGTGGCACCAGGCTTAATTGAATCTGATATGACCAATGATTTACCTATTGATGAAATCAAAAAAATGATCCCATTAAAACGTATGGGTAAGCCAGAAGAAGTGGCTGGTACGGTGTCATTTTTAATGTCTGACTGTGCTGCGTATATTACGCGCCAAGTTATCTCTGTAAACGGTGGACTTATCTAA
- a CDS encoding beta-ketoacyl-ACP synthase, which produces MRRVVVTGMSAITALGDDWATFKAGLEQGKNAVKVMPEWDYLDGLNTRLAAPVLHFEKPKHYKRKQVRSMGRVSLMSTRATELALEQAQLLDHPALKDGSTGISYGSSVGSTEPLVNFSRMMDTGNMSGVTATSYIQTMSHTAPVNVGVFFGLTGRVITTSSACTSGSQGIGYAYEAIKFGRQDLMVAGGAEELCITEAAVFDTLYATSVKNDTPELTPRPFDTERDGLVIGEGACTLILEELDHALERGATIYAEIIGFGCNSDGKHVTQPTAETMQIAIEQAVKDADIDTAEIGYVCAHGTATDRGDIAETNATANALGRKPISSLKSYLGHTLGACGAIEAWASINMMQDNWFAPTINLDSVAEECGDLDYIRGEGREIKTDVVMSNNFAFGGINTSLIFKRWS; this is translated from the coding sequence ATGAGAAGAGTTGTTGTAACAGGTATGTCTGCTATTACCGCACTTGGTGATGATTGGGCGACGTTTAAAGCAGGTTTAGAACAAGGAAAAAATGCGGTTAAAGTGATGCCAGAATGGGATTATCTTGACGGGCTGAATACACGTTTAGCTGCGCCAGTATTGCATTTTGAAAAGCCAAAACACTATAAGCGCAAGCAAGTCCGTTCTATGGGCCGTGTATCATTGATGTCGACACGTGCAACAGAGCTGGCGTTAGAACAAGCACAGTTATTAGATCACCCAGCATTAAAAGATGGTAGCACAGGTATTTCATACGGTTCATCGGTGGGTTCAACAGAGCCACTGGTTAACTTTAGCCGCATGATGGACACGGGCAATATGTCTGGCGTGACTGCGACAAGTTATATTCAAACAATGTCACACACAGCGCCTGTGAATGTGGGTGTATTCTTTGGTTTAACTGGCCGTGTTATCACCACGAGCTCTGCGTGTACGTCGGGCTCTCAAGGCATTGGTTATGCGTATGAAGCGATTAAATTTGGCCGTCAAGATCTGATGGTTGCTGGTGGCGCAGAGGAACTCTGCATTACTGAAGCGGCAGTATTTGATACCTTATATGCAACCAGTGTTAAAAATGATACTCCAGAGTTAACCCCTCGACCGTTTGATACTGAACGTGATGGTTTAGTGATTGGCGAAGGTGCTTGTACTTTAATTCTAGAAGAGTTAGATCATGCCCTTGAACGTGGCGCGACGATTTACGCTGAAATTATCGGTTTTGGTTGTAACTCGGATGGTAAACACGTGACACAGCCAACTGCTGAAACAATGCAAATCGCTATTGAGCAGGCGGTGAAAGATGCGGATATTGACACTGCTGAAATTGGTTATGTGTGTGCGCATGGTACCGCGACAGATCGTGGTGATATTGCTGAAACCAACGCAACAGCTAATGCCTTAGGTAGAAAACCGATTAGTTCACTAAAGAGCTATTTAGGTCATACCCTTGGTGCGTGTGGTGCGATTGAAGCGTGGGCATCAATCAATATGATGCAAGATAATTGGTTTGCGCCAACAATCAATCTTGATAGCGTCGCTGAAGAGTGTGGTGATCTGGATTACATTCGCGGAGAAGGACGTGAAATCAAGACCGATGTTGTCATGAGCAACAACTTTGCGTTTGGTGGTATTAATACATCATTGATCTTTAAGCGCTGGTCATAA
- a CDS encoding beta-ketoacyl-ACP synthase, translating to MSICLKDFGVVCALGDSKASVIAGLLKGSRDGLQLDADLPIAEPQFVGRVPDSVLASLKSSNAKTLTRNDQLGQFAYSQITDTLAPLVAEFGQQRIAVVIGTSTSGIEYGEQALKHKVATGEYPENYHYSMQEMGTTAQFIADLCQAKGPVYSISTACSSSGKALVSAQALLEADLADVVIAGGVDSLAKLTVNGFKALASTASAQTNPFAADRDGINIGEAAALFVVTKELGGIQLLGAGETSDAHHLSAPHPEGEGALRAMQAALAEANLDGTQIDYVNLHGTGTPKNDEMESQAMFNACGSDVLCGSTKGMTGHTLGAAGALEAGICWLLLHEQYNPDKKIPANVSDGERDRTLADINLAGMDTSLQDISESRTEHKKLKTCMSNSFAFGGNNISLVIGKQ from the coding sequence GTGAGTATCTGTCTAAAAGACTTTGGTGTCGTTTGTGCGCTAGGTGATTCTAAAGCATCTGTTATCGCTGGGCTGTTAAAAGGCAGCCGCGATGGATTACAGCTCGATGCTGATTTACCTATCGCAGAACCACAATTTGTCGGTCGTGTACCTGATTCAGTACTTGCTAGCTTAAAGAGCAGTAATGCTAAGACGTTGACGCGTAACGATCAATTGGGTCAGTTCGCTTATTCACAGATAACGGATACTCTCGCGCCACTGGTTGCTGAGTTTGGTCAGCAGCGTATTGCTGTTGTCATCGGTACCAGTACCTCGGGTATTGAATATGGCGAGCAAGCTTTAAAGCATAAAGTAGCGACTGGTGAATACCCAGAGAACTATCATTACAGCATGCAAGAAATGGGAACAACAGCGCAGTTTATTGCTGACTTATGCCAAGCTAAAGGACCTGTTTACAGTATTTCTACAGCCTGTTCATCAAGCGGTAAAGCCTTGGTAAGTGCGCAAGCATTACTGGAAGCTGATTTGGCCGATGTAGTGATTGCGGGTGGTGTAGATAGTTTAGCAAAACTGACTGTTAATGGTTTTAAGGCGTTGGCATCAACAGCGAGTGCTCAGACTAACCCGTTTGCAGCAGATCGTGATGGTATTAACATTGGCGAAGCCGCTGCATTATTTGTTGTGACGAAAGAGTTGGGTGGTATTCAGTTATTAGGGGCGGGTGAAACCTCTGATGCACACCATTTATCGGCGCCACACCCAGAAGGCGAAGGCGCATTACGTGCAATGCAAGCTGCATTAGCAGAAGCAAATTTAGACGGCACGCAAATAGATTATGTTAATTTGCACGGGACGGGTACACCGAAAAATGATGAGATGGAATCTCAAGCCATGTTTAACGCGTGTGGTAGCGATGTTCTATGCGGATCGACAAAAGGCATGACAGGCCATACATTAGGAGCTGCGGGTGCTTTAGAAGCGGGTATTTGTTGGTTATTACTTCATGAGCAATATAATCCGGATAAAAAGATCCCTGCAAATGTCAGTGATGGAGAACGTGATCGTACCCTTGCTGATATTAACTTAGCGGGTATGGACACGAGTTTACAGGATATCAGTGAAAGCCGTACGGAACATAAAAAATTAAAAACCTGCATGAGTAATTCATTTGCTTTTGGTGGTAATAATATCAGCTTAGTGATAGGAAAGCAGTAG
- a CDS encoding DUF3261 domain-containing protein gives MMWTCLSQLKRMIGRTCIVLFAVLLSGCISLPESHLVTMAPNVTLQLTAPPKALQMQAKTQLIEATFNGETQSLLAQVEFTDSQIKLVAMTPSGIPLFDVLWSVTEDAVINQYVPVPGLDISYVIADLQWVNWPVEQLQSATTGLLIETSANTLTEVSTATSVDRLDKHDSDVVQSAADWTRTLTKNGQVILTVEKFDNRYILTHLLRDYQITITELSKVAL, from the coding sequence ATGATGTGGACTTGTTTATCGCAATTAAAGCGTATGATAGGACGAACCTGTATTGTCTTATTCGCGGTATTATTAAGTGGCTGTATTAGCTTGCCTGAAAGTCATTTAGTGACAATGGCTCCCAACGTAACGTTACAGTTAACTGCGCCGCCAAAAGCGTTGCAGATGCAGGCAAAAACCCAGTTAATTGAAGCAACGTTTAATGGTGAAACACAAAGTTTATTAGCACAAGTCGAATTTACGGACTCACAGATTAAATTAGTCGCGATGACACCATCAGGTATTCCTTTATTTGATGTATTGTGGAGTGTTACTGAAGACGCTGTTATCAATCAATATGTGCCGGTTCCTGGATTAGACATCAGTTATGTTATTGCCGACCTGCAGTGGGTTAACTGGCCGGTTGAACAATTACAGTCTGCAACAACGGGACTCCTTATTGAGACGTCGGCCAACACATTGACCGAAGTATCGACTGCAACATCGGTTGATCGTTTAGATAAACATGATAGTGATGTTGTGCAAAGCGCCGCTGACTGGACGCGTACATTAACAAAAAATGGTCAGGTTATTCTGACTGTAGAGAAATTTGATAATCGTTATATCCTGACGCATTTATTGCGTGATTATCAAATAACAATAACAGAATTAAGTAAGGTGGCGTTGTGA
- a CDS encoding outer membrane beta-barrel protein, which produces MSIKSILSALGLVTLSPFVAAESFYHSNVELSYAENTWTLNTENEMSENLHFKTLIDSKSDISEVSDASAKSTDMVVGLAKTLKVSDSTELYGSINLGVSALVARVDGHEKDKSVAILTSSVLGVTYSTSPVYEIDFNVSYDIVNLDHEVDKIQSMYNATAFKVGVKYHINSAMTVGAGYHWTATEADKLNLNNVVLSFRLNLEPVALFML; this is translated from the coding sequence ATGTCGATTAAATCTATTTTATCTGCGCTAGGCTTAGTGACATTAAGCCCATTTGTTGCGGCGGAGTCTTTCTATCATAGCAATGTAGAGTTGAGCTATGCTGAGAATACATGGACGCTTAATACCGAAAATGAAATGTCTGAAAATCTGCATTTTAAAACATTGATTGATAGTAAAAGTGATATATCAGAAGTCAGTGATGCATCGGCTAAATCGACTGATATGGTGGTTGGATTAGCAAAAACATTGAAAGTCAGTGATTCAACGGAGCTATACGGTTCCATTAATCTTGGTGTCAGTGCATTAGTGGCAAGAGTAGACGGACATGAAAAAGACAAATCTGTCGCGATACTGACCTCTTCGGTATTGGGTGTGACTTATTCAACCTCACCGGTATATGAAATTGATTTCAACGTATCCTATGATATTGTAAACCTTGATCATGAAGTGGATAAAATTCAATCCATGTACAACGCAACCGCATTTAAAGTTGGTGTTAAATATCACATCAATTCAGCTATGACGGTTGGTGCAGGTTATCACTGGACGGCAACTGAAGCTGATAAGCTAAACCTGAACAATGTTGTATTATCATTCAGGCTTAACTTAGAACCCGTTGCGCTATTTATGCTTTAG
- a CDS encoding MFS transporter, which translates to MFNATIVQKFPYIQSKSAVMLLACLIVMMAQMATTIYLPSLPEVMSELGMTRSATELSISLFVIGAAIPALFWGEAVNRYGRRLPLNISLFLFITTSVLLSLCQSETQLLLLRMLQGVAAGGTVIVARILVRDNWQHEELTKRLSLLSIAFIVALGGGQFLGGVIHHYSDWRLGFVILSILGLLAVLLARYAPVDKSIDSHRGSMWMSYYNILKTPAFLWPCLVGGLGFAITVTLQAVSPFVFKEQFNLDAQHLGSFGLFIGASYFFGALLVNRTIKRIGSKRMLRIGAIIVFISTFTLSLFWYAREQYQYEFLLSIYLTLYVLTIFGQAVLFPNSMAIAVNSHPQNGAHAMALCGFLQQGLAGIAAASAVALEYHGLWTVAVAVLGGSALLIVLIKVKH; encoded by the coding sequence ATGTTTAACGCAACGATTGTTCAAAAGTTTCCCTATATTCAATCTAAGTCAGCCGTGATGCTGTTAGCATGCCTTATTGTGATGATGGCTCAGATGGCAACAACCATTTATTTGCCTTCTTTACCTGAGGTGATGTCTGAGTTAGGGATGACTAGAAGCGCAACCGAACTCTCTATTTCGTTATTTGTTATTGGCGCTGCTATCCCAGCCCTTTTTTGGGGGGAAGCTGTTAACCGATATGGGCGTCGATTACCGCTAAATATATCGCTATTTCTTTTCATCACTACCAGTGTTCTTCTTAGCTTATGCCAATCTGAAACTCAGTTACTGCTACTAAGAATGTTACAAGGTGTTGCTGCTGGTGGCACCGTCATTGTTGCTCGGATCCTTGTTCGAGATAATTGGCAACATGAAGAATTAACGAAACGATTATCACTACTTTCTATCGCTTTTATTGTTGCTTTAGGTGGTGGTCAATTTCTTGGTGGTGTTATTCATCACTATTCTGATTGGCGATTAGGGTTTGTGATCTTGTCTATATTGGGATTACTTGCTGTTTTACTCGCGAGATATGCACCGGTAGATAAGAGTATTGACAGTCATCGCGGCAGTATGTGGATGTCTTATTACAATATCCTTAAAACCCCTGCGTTTCTTTGGCCCTGCCTCGTTGGCGGTCTAGGGTTTGCAATAACAGTCACTCTGCAAGCGGTGAGCCCTTTTGTGTTTAAAGAACAGTTTAATCTAGATGCGCAACACTTAGGTTCATTTGGTTTGTTTATTGGTGCTTCTTATTTTTTTGGTGCATTGCTAGTAAATAGAACGATAAAACGAATAGGTAGCAAAAGAATGCTACGTATTGGGGCTATCATTGTGTTTATCTCAACATTTACGCTTAGCTTATTTTGGTATGCTCGCGAGCAATACCAGTATGAATTTTTACTTTCAATTTACCTGACGCTTTATGTACTCACTATTTTTGGTCAAGCAGTATTATTCCCTAACAGTATGGCTATCGCGGTAAATAGCCATCCACAAAATGGTGCTCATGCAATGGCGTTATGTGGGTTTTTACAGCAGGGTCTAGCTGGTATCGCAGCAGCAAGCGCTGTTGCACTGGAATATCATGGTTTATGGACAGTTGCAGTAGCAGTACTCGGTGGTAGCGCTTTACTTATTGTTTTAATTAAAGTGAAACACTAA